One genomic region from Alteromonas pelagimontana encodes:
- a CDS encoding glycoside hydrolase family 2, which translates to MHAMKRTLWLFLLLLLPLGSIAKDITNPVAPHGKDPWVIKKDEQYYYAYSQDDKIWINKSQSLVDAVQYQGAPVWSAQPGTNYAKELWAPELFYLQGSWYIYFAADDGDNVNHRMYVLKSDTADPQGSYSLIGKVAAPANKWAIDGTVLQYKDKLYFIWSGWEGDTNVQQNLYIAQMSDPTTISSKRVLISEPEFEWETHGNPLVNEGPQVLKNPDGNVFIIYSASGSWTDHYALGQLRLTGDDPLNAAAWKKHPEPVFSSTDEVFSPGHASFTTSPDGIENWIVYHTARFKGAGWDRDVNIKPFTWHKDGSPNFGEPLDKGESISAPSGTDALNNDTALMTEWGEAVTPENAWQEYPRPQLQREQWQNLNGSWSYAVVPRHHGQPEQWQGNILVPFAIESPLSGIGRRLGTTDALWYQRTFAVKAVKSHSLLHFEAVDYACKVWLNDQFVGSHQGGNLPFSLDVSEAIMQGDNVLTVRVIDDTDSPDRYQLRGKQTRNNEGIWYTPVSGIWQTVWLEQLNENYIDDVAITANHEGDLHIASRFNQADDNLSISATVSLNGKEIARTRSQQPVFSMKIDDVKPWSPASPTLYDITLQLKHKGKVVDQVKSYTGFRTVGQQKDENGNLQFMLNGKPIFHWGPLDQGWWPDGLLTPPSDAAMVSDIKFLKDAGFNMIRKHKKVENRRYYYHTDRLGMLVWQDHVSGGVDSDGNKSEWPVWHQSSQTYPDRTKGDVEADWPTWAHAQFMLELETMMDTLYNHPSIVVWTAFNERWGQHQTEEVGKFVMEYDPTRYLNIASGGNFFPIGDIADAHHYPEPKFLFDDPIFDGYVKVVGEFGGHGWVVEGHEWAPKRKKMIYGNMPESIEAWRKRYENSINNLGKLKKQGVSAGVYTQTSDVETEVNGILTYDRKVEKMSAKKLRELHQAAGLID; encoded by the coding sequence ATGCACGCAATGAAAAGAACGCTCTGGCTGTTTTTACTGCTGCTGTTGCCGCTAGGCAGCATTGCCAAAGACATCACCAATCCGGTCGCGCCCCACGGCAAAGATCCGTGGGTTATAAAAAAAGACGAGCAGTATTATTACGCTTATTCTCAAGACGACAAAATCTGGATAAACAAAAGCCAAAGTCTGGTAGATGCAGTGCAGTATCAAGGCGCACCGGTGTGGTCGGCACAGCCGGGCACGAACTATGCGAAAGAACTTTGGGCCCCTGAGCTGTTTTATCTGCAAGGCAGCTGGTATATCTACTTTGCTGCTGACGATGGCGATAATGTTAATCATCGTATGTACGTACTCAAATCGGACACGGCTGATCCTCAGGGCAGCTACAGCCTAATAGGTAAAGTGGCGGCGCCAGCCAACAAATGGGCTATCGACGGCACGGTTTTACAGTACAAAGATAAACTCTACTTTATTTGGTCAGGCTGGGAAGGCGATACCAATGTGCAGCAAAATTTGTATATTGCGCAAATGTCTGACCCCACCACGATCAGTAGCAAACGTGTGCTGATCTCTGAACCGGAATTTGAATGGGAAACCCACGGCAACCCTTTAGTCAATGAAGGGCCGCAAGTGCTGAAAAATCCGGACGGCAACGTATTTATTATCTATTCTGCCAGTGGCAGCTGGACAGATCACTACGCCCTGGGGCAGCTTCGCCTTACTGGCGACGACCCGCTTAATGCTGCCGCCTGGAAAAAGCATCCTGAGCCGGTATTTAGCAGTACAGATGAAGTTTTTAGCCCGGGTCACGCGTCTTTTACTACGTCGCCTGATGGCATTGAAAATTGGATTGTCTATCACACCGCCCGCTTTAAAGGTGCAGGCTGGGATCGCGATGTCAATATTAAACCTTTCACCTGGCATAAAGATGGTTCACCTAACTTTGGCGAACCGCTAGACAAAGGCGAAAGCATCAGTGCGCCTTCAGGTACAGACGCACTGAATAATGATACTGCCCTTATGACCGAGTGGGGAGAAGCCGTGACGCCAGAAAACGCGTGGCAGGAATACCCGCGCCCGCAACTGCAACGTGAACAATGGCAAAACTTAAATGGTAGCTGGAGCTACGCCGTGGTGCCAAGACACCATGGGCAGCCAGAGCAATGGCAGGGAAATATTCTTGTGCCTTTTGCGATCGAGAGTCCACTTTCCGGCATCGGGCGTCGCTTGGGCACTACCGATGCGCTGTGGTATCAGCGGACTTTTGCAGTGAAAGCGGTAAAAAGCCACAGCTTACTACACTTTGAAGCGGTAGATTATGCCTGTAAGGTCTGGCTTAACGACCAGTTTGTGGGTAGCCATCAAGGTGGTAATCTGCCTTTTAGTCTCGACGTCAGCGAAGCCATAATGCAGGGTGATAATGTGCTCACCGTGCGGGTGATTGATGACACTGATTCCCCGGACCGCTACCAACTGCGGGGAAAACAAACCCGCAATAATGAAGGGATCTGGTATACACCTGTCTCAGGAATCTGGCAGACAGTGTGGTTGGAACAGCTAAATGAAAACTACATTGACGATGTGGCAATTACAGCAAATCATGAAGGGGATTTGCATATCGCGAGTCGGTTTAACCAAGCCGACGACAATCTTAGTATTAGCGCTACGGTTTCATTAAATGGTAAGGAAATAGCGCGTACTCGTTCTCAGCAACCGGTTTTCTCGATGAAAATTGACGATGTTAAGCCGTGGTCGCCAGCTTCACCAACTCTTTACGACATCACACTGCAACTGAAGCACAAAGGCAAGGTAGTCGACCAAGTCAAATCCTATACCGGCTTTAGAACGGTTGGTCAGCAAAAAGATGAAAATGGCAATCTGCAATTTATGTTAAACGGTAAACCGATTTTTCACTGGGGGCCACTGGATCAAGGTTGGTGGCCGGATGGACTATTAACACCGCCTAGTGATGCCGCGATGGTGTCGGACATTAAATTTCTTAAAGACGCGGGCTTTAATATGATCCGCAAGCATAAGAAGGTAGAAAATCGCCGCTACTATTATCATACGGATCGGCTGGGTATGCTGGTGTGGCAAGATCATGTCTCCGGCGGAGTCGATAGCGACGGTAATAAGTCTGAATGGCCGGTGTGGCATCAGTCTTCCCAAACCTATCCTGATCGCACCAAAGGGGACGTGGAAGCCGACTGGCCAACCTGGGCTCATGCGCAATTTATGCTTGAATTGGAAACCATGATGGACACGCTGTACAACCATCCGAGCATTGTTGTGTGGACAGCTTTTAACGAGCGTTGGGGCCAGCATCAAACCGAAGAAGTGGGCAAATTTGTGATGGAGTACGACCCAACCCGATATTTAAATATCGCCAGTGGCGGTAACTTTTTTCCTATCGGCGACATTGCCGATGCGCATCATTATCCGGAGCCCAAGTTTCTCTTTGACGATCCTATATTTGACGGCTATGTGAAAGTTGTGGGTGAATTCGGCGGCCATGGTTGGGTAGTAGAGGGGCACGAATGGGCACCCAAGCGTAAGAAAATGATTTATGGCAACATGCCTGAGTCAATTGAAGCTTGGCGGAAGCGCTATGAAAACTCCATCAACAACTTGGGCAAGCTTAAAAAGCAAGGAGTGTCGGCTGGGGTTTATACGCAAACCTCCGACGTAGAAACAGAAGTGAACGGAATTTTGACCTACGACAGAAAAGTAGAAAAAATGTCTGCGAAAAAGCTTCGTGAACTGCATCAGGCCGCGGGGCTTATAGACTAG
- a CDS encoding TonB-dependent receptor, whose protein sequence is MRHTKTNLSQQSRYKPISFKLSAIGFSIVAAMNISHAHAQQRSADTTEGNGYEVIEVRGFKNSLRESMLNKKASAVVSDGISAEDLGKFPDQNVAESLQRITGVAIDRSGGEGQFITVRGFGPQFNTVLVNGRQIATENQGREFSFDTLPAELISGANVYKSPIASLQEGGIGATVNVTTASPFDFDGFAGAASAKGMYEEISEEVTPQVSGLVSNRFLDGKLGVLVAGSYQERKAQTNMLQTSYWRPNISLTNRSELDNPAYSESAQFNGVYVPQNFDQTVDFAHRQRTSGNVVVQYAPQDNMMLKLDALYSKFEVASNATGVGHWLSDSNLDNLEFSENGSLVSLDSTLVEGVGGATDFIRQSFSRDVDIQAYGINFDWAINDYFTANFDVSTSTAKNNSGGANNFNVVGYNNSYSLDYSGNIPELTIDGGSDALVDKAAGRMHVTNREGFDVEDTIDEYRADFTWLPDSDNAFSKMEFGVYYQDRQKQNNSISASLCSIYCGYQYDIPDELLSVFTPQNFFAQASQQWITYDPEAYFDYAISDEAVQQIAGATGQTVEEVQALLDEESINNPSLGSNSFGVKEEVLSVYSQMYFSFMLSDMPVDVNFGLRFSQTDTSVSGFGRELLDIEPIPNDPSDYNAVYATDTGVPVSESNSYTNLLPNVNARLELTEDLMLRLGYSETLTRPTMSDLVPVFNVSVTRPGNLQAESGNANLKPFLSTNMDISFEWYYADTSYFAVAAFTKEVEDFIVATVESQTLNLQSGPYDFTVRLPGNGETADVNGLEIAWLHTFDNGFGIQANATVVNSDATLDSSDTSEVFALEGLGDSQNLVLFYEQGPLQARVAYNNREGFMQDLVSPLGGTEPRFTETYGQLDVSASYDINETLTVFLEGINVTGETLRRHGRYQEQFVQLIDDGARYTFGVRASF, encoded by the coding sequence GTGAGACATACTAAAACGAATTTAAGTCAACAATCGCGATATAAGCCAATCTCTTTCAAACTCTCAGCCATTGGCTTTTCCATCGTTGCAGCTATGAACATTTCCCATGCTCATGCCCAACAGCGCTCGGCAGATACAACTGAAGGTAACGGCTACGAAGTTATTGAAGTGCGTGGTTTCAAAAACTCCCTAAGAGAATCCATGTTAAACAAAAAAGCGTCTGCGGTAGTATCTGACGGTATTTCGGCTGAGGACCTGGGTAAATTTCCGGACCAGAACGTGGCTGAATCTCTGCAGCGGATCACCGGCGTGGCGATAGACCGTAGCGGCGGCGAAGGGCAGTTTATTACTGTGCGTGGCTTTGGCCCCCAGTTTAACACGGTGTTGGTCAATGGCCGTCAAATCGCTACCGAAAACCAAGGCCGGGAATTCAGCTTTGATACCTTACCGGCAGAATTGATTAGCGGCGCTAATGTATACAAAAGCCCCATAGCCTCTTTACAAGAGGGAGGAATTGGCGCAACCGTGAACGTCACTACAGCCAGTCCTTTTGATTTTGACGGTTTTGCAGGCGCAGCCAGTGCCAAAGGGATGTACGAGGAAATTTCAGAAGAAGTGACACCGCAGGTTTCGGGTCTGGTAAGTAATCGTTTTCTAGATGGCAAATTGGGGGTACTGGTTGCAGGTTCCTATCAGGAACGTAAAGCGCAAACCAATATGCTGCAAACCAGCTACTGGCGTCCGAATATCAGCCTTACAAACCGTTCTGAATTAGATAACCCTGCGTATAGTGAGAGTGCGCAGTTCAACGGCGTATATGTGCCGCAGAACTTTGATCAAACCGTGGATTTCGCGCACCGGCAGCGGACCAGCGGCAATGTGGTTGTTCAGTATGCGCCGCAAGATAACATGATGCTGAAGCTCGATGCGCTGTATTCGAAGTTTGAAGTTGCCTCAAATGCAACGGGAGTAGGGCACTGGTTATCTGACAGCAACCTCGACAACCTTGAGTTTAGCGAAAACGGTAGTCTTGTAAGCCTCGACAGTACTTTGGTAGAGGGTGTTGGCGGTGCGACTGATTTTATTCGCCAGAGCTTTTCACGGGACGTAGATATTCAGGCCTACGGCATCAATTTCGATTGGGCAATCAACGATTACTTTACCGCAAACTTTGATGTTTCTACGTCAACGGCTAAAAATAATAGCGGCGGGGCAAACAACTTTAACGTGGTAGGCTATAACAATAGCTACAGTCTCGACTATTCCGGCAATATTCCAGAGCTGACAATTGATGGCGGCAGCGATGCTCTTGTGGATAAAGCCGCAGGGCGGATGCATGTCACCAATCGGGAAGGATTTGATGTTGAAGATACCATTGATGAATATCGCGCCGATTTCACCTGGTTGCCTGACTCGGACAATGCATTTTCCAAGATGGAATTTGGCGTTTATTATCAAGACAGACAAAAACAAAATAATAGCATTTCGGCAAGTTTATGCAGTATCTACTGTGGCTATCAATACGATATACCCGATGAGTTGCTAAGCGTTTTTACTCCGCAGAACTTCTTTGCTCAAGCCAGTCAACAATGGATAACCTACGATCCTGAAGCTTACTTTGACTATGCTATTTCTGACGAGGCCGTACAGCAAATCGCCGGCGCAACTGGGCAGACAGTCGAGGAAGTGCAGGCACTTTTGGATGAAGAAAGCATTAATAACCCTTCCTTGGGAAGTAATTCATTTGGCGTGAAGGAAGAAGTGTTAAGTGTCTACTCGCAAATGTATTTCAGTTTTATGCTTTCTGATATGCCAGTTGATGTGAACTTCGGGCTACGTTTTAGTCAAACCGATACCTCTGTCAGTGGTTTCGGACGGGAGCTGCTTGATATTGAGCCCATTCCCAACGATCCATCAGATTATAATGCAGTATATGCCACGGATACCGGCGTACCCGTTTCTGAATCAAACAGCTATACCAACCTGCTGCCAAACGTTAATGCTCGTCTTGAATTGACCGAAGATTTGATGTTGCGATTAGGCTACTCAGAAACACTCACGCGGCCCACAATGAGCGACCTGGTACCTGTGTTTAACGTCTCTGTAACCCGTCCCGGTAATCTTCAGGCGGAGTCAGGCAACGCGAATTTAAAACCGTTTCTGTCTACGAATATGGATATTTCTTTTGAATGGTATTACGCAGATACAAGTTATTTTGCAGTTGCGGCATTCACAAAAGAGGTCGAAGATTTTATCGTCGCAACGGTAGAGTCGCAGACGCTAAACCTGCAAAGCGGGCCATACGATTTCACGGTTAGACTGCCCGGCAATGGTGAAACGGCTGATGTAAACGGATTGGAGATTGCGTGGCTACACACTTTCGACAATGGCTTTGGCATTCAGGCTAATGCTACGGTGGTTAACAGTGATGCGACGTTAGATAGTAGCGATACCAGTGAGGTTTTCGCGTTAGAAGGACTGGGCGATTCCCAAAACCTGGTGCTGTTTTATGAACAAGGCCCGCTACAGGCTCGGGTGGCGTATAACAATCGCGAAGGGTTTATGCAGGATCTTGTCAGTCCGTTAGGCGGAACTGAGCCTCGTTTTACTGAAACCTATGGTCAGTTGGATGTAAGCGCCAGCTATGATATCAACGAAACCCTGACTGTCTTTCTTGAAGGCATTAATGTAACGGGGGAAACCCTTAGACGTCACGGCCGATATCAGGAGCAGTTTGTGCAGTTGATTGATGACGGCGCCCGCTACACCTTTGGGGTACGCGCGAGTTTCTGA
- a CDS encoding glycoside hydrolase family 2 TIM barrel-domain containing protein, which yields MFQTFLRTSFLFAVLAGTAAAQSEQSQKKEFWEDQHIVQKNRLNPRAHFYAFTTDPGNYTNSPWQSDDYLLLNGDWEFKLVKNPFATVSGFQQMDFDNRQWGTIPVPGNWELNGHGYANYVNIRLDYGDEKPSKIIPREANPTGLYRKTFTLPADWESDKVIAYFGAVKSAFKLWVNGEFVGYSQDSKTAAEFDISPYLQTGKNLIALEVYKWSDGTFLELQDMWRLTGIERDVYLYRTPKAQRIQDVDVQATLDDSYQVGKLNISANVVDENEQQVNACNVAATMFDAQGSEVWGADSNDFKDGCSLTTSFDKIDSWTAETPNLYSIRISLLDAQNKPLQHIWQRVGFRRSELKNGNILINGKPVLFKGVNRHEHDPDTGHIVSRERMRQDMLLMKKFNVNAVRNSHYPNNPYWYDLADELGMYVVDEANIESHAFGSAQSNYDADSHIVNDPEWKDAYIDRVSNMYEASKNHASVVILSIGNETGDGPNTAQLYYWLKARTQKPVMSEQAQLKAHTDMYAQMYAPIPLMEHYALLGGDRPMILCEFEHAMGNSVGELYDYWQMIRKYPALQGGFIWDWVDQTIETTSDTGEFYKGYGGDFEPEGMYHDGNFNANGIMASDRTPHPHAWEVKYVYQDVDASFENEDKNRILLTNRRFFTDLSDLEMHWQLEENGKVVESGSLGSLTVAPQSSQEVTLSTNYVKRAGNRYYLTLKFYPKSNGNVYEEGELAAHVQLPYSINQQANVAKQQTKNQPTVKETGDTATVATTAASFTFDKKSGWLTQWNVNNKPLLASPMLPWFWRAPTDNDFGEGYPEKAKVWQQLHQHAELEKFDISNKNNVIVISTEHYLKPVESRYFSRYKIAGDGSAEVSVNFYAAPHARYPELPRLGYRLELVKGFDKVSYFGKGPYENYWDRSHSALISRYNMSIDELNHDYVRPQENGHRSHVFEANFSGSSVPTVSVKGEPAFGFNAAHTDLLDYAQFKKEGLHPYQIPRQENLFLNIDYRQRGVGGTQSWGASPLFKYTLPWRDYSYRFFLKAE from the coding sequence ATGTTTCAGACATTCCTTAGAACAAGTTTTCTTTTTGCCGTGCTCGCAGGTACGGCAGCCGCTCAGTCAGAGCAGTCGCAAAAAAAGGAGTTTTGGGAAGATCAGCATATTGTGCAGAAAAATCGCCTGAACCCGCGAGCCCACTTCTATGCTTTTACTACCGACCCCGGCAATTACACCAATTCTCCCTGGCAAAGTGACGATTACCTGCTGCTTAACGGAGACTGGGAGTTTAAGCTAGTTAAAAATCCGTTTGCTACCGTAAGCGGCTTCCAACAGATGGACTTTGACAATCGCCAATGGGGCACCATTCCGGTGCCTGGAAATTGGGAGCTGAACGGTCACGGCTATGCCAATTACGTCAATATCCGGCTGGATTATGGTGACGAAAAGCCATCAAAAATTATCCCCAGAGAAGCTAATCCTACCGGGTTATATCGCAAAACCTTCACCCTTCCTGCTGATTGGGAATCCGACAAAGTAATCGCTTATTTTGGCGCAGTGAAATCGGCATTTAAGCTTTGGGTTAACGGAGAATTTGTAGGCTATTCCCAGGATTCGAAAACCGCCGCAGAATTTGATATTTCCCCTTACTTGCAGACCGGAAAGAACCTGATTGCTCTGGAAGTCTATAAGTGGTCTGACGGCACGTTTCTTGAGCTGCAAGACATGTGGCGTTTGACCGGCATAGAGCGCGATGTCTATCTTTACCGTACTCCGAAAGCCCAGCGGATTCAGGATGTTGATGTACAAGCAACCCTGGACGACAGCTATCAAGTCGGGAAATTGAACATTTCTGCAAATGTTGTTGACGAGAATGAGCAGCAGGTTAACGCCTGCAATGTTGCGGCGACAATGTTTGATGCTCAAGGTAGTGAGGTCTGGGGCGCTGACAGCAACGACTTTAAAGACGGCTGCTCGCTGACGACCAGCTTCGATAAAATTGATTCGTGGACAGCCGAAACCCCAAATCTCTACAGCATCAGAATTTCCTTACTAGATGCACAAAATAAGCCTCTGCAGCATATTTGGCAGCGGGTAGGTTTTCGACGTTCTGAATTAAAAAACGGCAACATTCTTATTAATGGCAAGCCTGTGCTTTTTAAAGGCGTAAATCGGCACGAACATGATCCCGACACCGGGCATATCGTCAGTCGGGAAAGGATGCGCCAGGATATGCTGCTGATGAAAAAGTTTAACGTTAATGCCGTGCGCAATTCACATTACCCCAATAATCCCTACTGGTACGATCTTGCCGATGAACTGGGCATGTACGTGGTGGATGAGGCGAATATTGAATCCCACGCGTTTGGTTCTGCACAAAGCAATTACGATGCTGACTCCCACATTGTCAACGATCCAGAATGGAAAGATGCCTACATAGATCGTGTCAGCAATATGTACGAAGCAAGTAAAAATCACGCCTCGGTGGTTATTTTGTCAATTGGCAACGAGACCGGTGATGGCCCTAATACGGCTCAGCTTTATTACTGGTTAAAAGCGCGGACCCAAAAGCCAGTAATGTCTGAGCAGGCGCAGTTAAAAGCTCATACAGATATGTACGCACAAATGTATGCGCCCATACCGCTTATGGAACATTATGCTTTATTGGGCGGCGACAGACCTATGATCCTCTGTGAGTTTGAGCACGCTATGGGTAACTCTGTTGGCGAGCTTTATGATTATTGGCAAATGATTCGAAAATATCCGGCGCTGCAAGGCGGGTTTATCTGGGATTGGGTCGACCAGACGATAGAAACTACGTCAGACACCGGAGAGTTCTATAAAGGTTATGGCGGTGACTTTGAACCTGAAGGTATGTATCACGACGGAAATTTCAACGCCAATGGAATAATGGCATCGGATAGAACCCCTCACCCTCATGCATGGGAAGTGAAATACGTTTATCAGGACGTTGACGCCTCGTTTGAAAATGAAGATAAAAACAGAATTTTGCTGACGAATCGGCGGTTTTTTACCGATCTGTCTGATTTGGAGATGCATTGGCAGCTGGAAGAAAACGGCAAAGTTGTGGAGTCAGGTTCGCTGGGCTCTCTTACTGTGGCACCCCAATCAAGTCAGGAAGTGACGCTATCTACTAATTATGTAAAGCGCGCAGGAAATCGTTATTACTTGACCTTAAAATTTTATCCAAAATCAAACGGAAATGTTTACGAAGAAGGTGAGCTTGCAGCCCATGTGCAATTACCTTATTCGATTAATCAGCAGGCTAACGTAGCGAAACAGCAAACGAAAAACCAGCCCACCGTAAAAGAAACCGGCGATACGGCTACCGTTGCTACGACAGCCGCCAGTTTTACCTTTGATAAAAAAAGCGGGTGGTTAACACAGTGGAACGTTAATAATAAACCATTGCTGGCATCGCCGATGCTGCCGTGGTTTTGGCGCGCCCCCACTGACAATGATTTTGGCGAGGGATATCCGGAAAAAGCCAAGGTGTGGCAACAGCTCCATCAACACGCAGAGCTGGAAAAATTTGATATCTCTAATAAAAACAACGTTATTGTTATTTCCACCGAACACTACCTTAAGCCAGTGGAGAGCCGGTATTTTAGTCGCTATAAAATTGCGGGTGACGGCAGCGCTGAAGTAAGCGTTAACTTTTACGCCGCACCCCATGCTCGCTACCCGGAACTACCCCGGCTGGGATATCGCTTAGAGCTGGTTAAAGGTTTTGACAAGGTAAGTTACTTTGGTAAAGGCCCTTATGAAAATTATTGGGACCGCAGCCATTCAGCGTTGATAAGCCGGTATAACATGAGCATTGACGAACTTAATCACGATTATGTGAGACCTCAGGAGAACGGCCACAGAAGCCACGTTTTTGAAGCCAATTTTTCTGGTTCATCGGTTCCCACTGTTTCTGTAAAAGGTGAGCCTGCGTTTGGATTTAACGCCGCCCATACGGATTTGCTCGATTATGCGCAGTTTAAAAAGGAAGGTTTACATCCCTATCAAATTCCGCGACAAGAAAATCTTTTTTTGAATATCGACTATCGGCAACGGGGAGTGGGTGGCACGCAATCGTGGGGAGCGTCGCCGCTGTTTAAATACACTTTACCGTGGCGGGATTACTCGTATCGCTTCTTTCTGAAAGCAGAATAA